One Pseudobacteroides sp. genomic window carries:
- a CDS encoding non-reducing end alpha-L-arabinofuranosidase family hydrolase, with translation MKCFIKRSFSIIFGLIFMLLMFGTVLNAAANPNPSWTVDEPVIFHRELPPYDYYGAKDPTIVYYEGKYHVFYTGANQGGGWQMLYTSASTIPELKNAKRTYMSKIGESYFCAPEVFYFEPQKLWYLVYQDGTYGAAYSTTTNIADPSSWKGPQSFGISGNMGWDYFIICDDQNAYMYNTPDDGSGRLYMRKTSLSNFPKGWSAPTVAMSGVFEGAEVYKSLADGKYYLLIEDMKDGRYYELWTSSSAGGPWTQVAEKWAWRGNLTKYNSATKWTTNVSHGELIRTGYNQKLEIDDINHVDFLIQGTLSLSGDYQKLIWDLGLIRNYPGSQATPGPAVTSTPTPTKPAEPTPGPRSAFTQIEAEKYNSINSSTIETITTTNGSGLGYIESGNYLVYNKIDFGSGATSFKALVAGELTSKIELRLNGPAGTLIGTLSVEATGDWNTYQEQICSINKVTGVNDLYLVFSGPVNIDWFSFSGSAVNTSIPTIPVTTTSGDLNKDGIINMADVILLAKAFGSVIGESKYDPSYDLNNDGAINMSDVIIIASKFNTVISSPNNTPVPTPTRASTPTPTRVVTPTPIPTASGTALHQLAAAKGITFGTCVNSQWFSNTTGTTYANILNSEFGMVVAENEMKVDAIEPSQNNFNFTNGDKLVNYAISNNKKVRGHTLVWHAQLPGWMNNWSGSRDGLISAMNNHITKTMDHFKGKIAEWDVVNEACDDSGNGLRRSVWTNKIGN, from the coding sequence ATGAAATGTTTTATTAAAAGAAGTTTTTCAATTATTTTTGGATTGATTTTTATGTTACTAATGTTCGGTACTGTATTGAATGCAGCTGCGAATCCTAATCCCTCATGGACAGTAGATGAACCGGTAATTTTTCACCGTGAGTTGCCACCCTACGATTATTATGGGGCAAAAGACCCGACTATTGTTTACTATGAGGGTAAATACCACGTGTTCTATACCGGTGCAAATCAAGGCGGTGGGTGGCAGATGCTTTATACATCCGCAAGCACAATTCCCGAACTAAAAAATGCCAAACGTACCTATATGAGCAAAATAGGAGAAAGTTATTTTTGTGCACCGGAAGTATTTTATTTCGAGCCTCAGAAATTATGGTATCTTGTCTATCAGGATGGTACATATGGAGCTGCTTATTCAACTACGACTAACATAGCTGACCCAAGTTCATGGAAAGGGCCGCAATCCTTCGGTATATCCGGGAATATGGGGTGGGATTATTTCATCATCTGTGACGATCAAAACGCTTATATGTACAATACACCGGATGACGGCTCAGGCAGGCTTTATATGCGTAAAACGTCCCTTTCAAACTTTCCTAAAGGTTGGAGTGCACCCACTGTAGCCATGTCTGGAGTTTTTGAAGGTGCTGAGGTTTATAAATCCCTTGCTGACGGAAAATACTATTTGCTTATCGAAGACATGAAAGATGGAAGATATTATGAGTTGTGGACATCATCAAGTGCTGGGGGACCATGGACACAGGTTGCAGAAAAATGGGCATGGAGAGGAAATCTTACTAAATATAATTCAGCTACTAAGTGGACTACTAATGTTTCCCATGGTGAACTTATACGTACAGGATATAACCAGAAGCTGGAGATTGATGATATAAACCATGTTGATTTTCTCATCCAGGGCACATTAAGCCTATCTGGTGACTACCAAAAGCTTATATGGGATTTGGGACTAATCAGAAATTATCCTGGAAGCCAAGCTACTCCAGGCCCTGCAGTTACCTCTACTCCTACACCTACAAAACCTGCAGAACCTACGCCTGGACCTAGATCGGCCTTTACGCAGATAGAAGCAGAGAAGTATAACAGCATTAATTCTTCGACAATTGAAACAATAACTACCACTAATGGCAGCGGTCTGGGTTATATAGAAAGTGGCAATTACCTGGTATATAACAAGATAGACTTTGGAAGCGGAGCAACTTCTTTTAAGGCTCTTGTTGCAGGCGAACTTACTTCCAAAATCGAGTTGCGATTGAATGGTCCTGCCGGCACTCTTATAGGCACACTATCGGTGGAAGCCACAGGAGACTGGAATACATATCAGGAACAGATTTGCAGCATAAATAAAGTAACAGGAGTAAATGACCTTTATCTGGTATTCTCCGGCCCAGTAAATATTGATTGGTTTTCATTTTCGGGTAGTGCTGTAAATACATCGATACCAACAATACCTGTGACCACTACTTCAGGGGATTTGAATAAAGACGGCATTATAAATATGGCCGATGTAATTCTTTTGGCTAAGGCATTCGGTTCGGTAATCGGAGAAAGTAAATATGATCCGTCATATGACCTGAACAATGATGGAGCAATAAATATGTCCGATGTTATTATTATTGCTTCCAAGTTTAATACTGTAATCAGTTCTCCAAACAATACGCCTGTACCAACTCCGACACGAGCATCGACCCCAACTCCAACACGTGTGGTGACACCAACCCCTATTCCTACAGCCTCAGGAACAGCTTTGCATCAATTAGCTGCAGCCAAGGGAATAACATTTGGCACATGTGTTAACAGTCAATGGTTCTCAAATACAACAGGTACAACGTATGCTAATATTCTCAATAGCGAATTTGGAATGGTTGTAGCTGAGAATGAGATGAAAGTTGATGCTATAGAGCCTTCACAAAATAATTTCAACTTTACAAACGGCGATAAATTGGTTAACTATGCTATAAGTAACAATAAAAAAGTGCGTGGACATACTCTTGTATGGCATGCTCAACTTCCTGGATGGATGAATAATTGGAGTGGAAGTCGTGATGGACTGATTTCAGCCATGAATAACCACATTACCAAGACTATGGATCATTTTAAGGGAAAAATCGCAGAATGGGACGTTGTCAACGAAGCTTGTGACGATAGTGGTAATGGACTTAGAAGAAGTGTATGGACAAATAAAATCGGTAAT